In the genome of Qipengyuania seohaensis, one region contains:
- a CDS encoding sensor histidine kinase, with amino-acid sequence MATMAGSSPKRTPRWWRRFVVASRRANLISLVEIFAVAIFAIMVVTTWAAFTRAPPTGELLPSRQVAVLLIGTMVPAMALLVLAGRRLALRRAAGSTARLHVRLVFFFSMIAAVPTLLVSAFAAVLFQSGVDFWFSDNSRGLMENANQLAEVYYEDNQLDLGQETISMAMDMRSILQQVSITDPDFQLAYRYQAEPRDVIESAIMQTMPDGTARVAVVYGINQASDPVGFTEGSLRALRGGEPVAIKGSPERIEAVAPIDRTAGIYLYTARNAEAASFRSWESARSISTAYEELTKRARALQLRFNLALFFVSLALVGLAVWFALRFADRQVEPLTDLVGAARKVGAGNFALRVEGRTGADEIGLLYRAFNRMTAQIEKQTDALVGANEELEDRRSFIEAVLESVSAGVITIDGKRRVLLMNAPAQNMLLEGGEGSEHPETLDAMVPQIAVLVEAGLDRGVVSHSRHGELMTLAVRLVPEGDGHVITFEDITRQLLDQRQAAWSDVARRIAHEIKNPLTPIQLATERLKRRYRKQIEQDGDLFDELTNTIVRQVGELRTMVDEFSSFARLPKPVFRQEDALDLVRQSMFLQEVANPQINYGLSTETDGPLMVEADRHQLGQAVTNILKNAAEAIEARAANAEPDYRGVIAVEVTEDEKFIAIAISDNGIGLPQDRERILEPYVTTREKGTGLGLAIVNKIVEEHGGEMNFSSIEEGGTRVTLKIARDPHRGPSLGEDRTNTEKAGR; translated from the coding sequence ATGGCGACTATGGCCGGTTCTTCCCCGAAGCGCACTCCGCGTTGGTGGCGGCGATTTGTCGTCGCCTCCCGCCGCGCCAACCTGATTTCCTTGGTGGAGATTTTCGCCGTGGCGATTTTCGCCATAATGGTGGTCACCACCTGGGCCGCCTTCACGCGTGCTCCACCGACCGGCGAACTGCTGCCGAGCAGGCAGGTTGCGGTCCTCTTGATCGGGACAATGGTGCCTGCAATGGCCCTGCTTGTCCTCGCCGGTCGCAGACTGGCGCTGAGACGGGCGGCAGGCAGCACGGCGCGTCTTCACGTGAGACTGGTGTTCTTCTTCTCCATGATTGCAGCTGTGCCGACGCTGCTGGTGTCGGCCTTCGCGGCCGTCCTGTTCCAGTCGGGCGTGGACTTCTGGTTTTCGGACAATTCACGCGGGTTGATGGAGAACGCAAACCAGCTGGCTGAAGTCTACTACGAAGACAACCAGCTCGATCTGGGGCAGGAAACCATTTCCATGGCGATGGATATGCGCTCGATCCTGCAGCAGGTTTCGATCACCGATCCCGATTTCCAGCTGGCCTACCGTTACCAGGCCGAACCGCGCGACGTCATCGAAAGCGCGATCATGCAAACGATGCCCGATGGCACAGCCCGGGTCGCCGTCGTATACGGGATCAACCAGGCAAGCGATCCGGTCGGTTTCACGGAGGGAAGCCTGCGCGCCCTGCGCGGCGGCGAACCTGTAGCCATCAAGGGCAGTCCCGAGCGCATCGAGGCCGTTGCACCGATCGACCGTACGGCCGGAATATACCTTTACACGGCACGCAACGCCGAAGCGGCAAGCTTCCGTAGCTGGGAAAGCGCCCGATCGATTTCTACCGCATACGAGGAACTGACCAAGCGGGCGAGGGCGCTCCAGTTGCGCTTCAACCTTGCGCTGTTCTTCGTCAGCCTCGCGCTCGTCGGACTGGCGGTCTGGTTCGCCCTGCGGTTCGCGGACCGGCAGGTCGAGCCGCTGACCGATCTCGTCGGCGCAGCTCGCAAGGTCGGTGCAGGTAACTTTGCCCTGCGCGTCGAAGGCCGGACGGGAGCCGATGAAATCGGCCTGCTCTACCGCGCTTTCAATCGCATGACCGCCCAGATCGAGAAGCAGACCGACGCGCTCGTCGGCGCGAACGAGGAGCTGGAGGATCGCCGCAGCTTCATCGAGGCCGTGCTGGAATCGGTCAGCGCCGGGGTCATCACCATCGACGGCAAGCGTCGGGTACTTCTGATGAACGCGCCCGCACAGAACATGCTTCTGGAAGGCGGCGAGGGCAGCGAACATCCTGAAACGCTCGACGCAATGGTGCCGCAGATCGCCGTCCTCGTCGAAGCAGGATTGGATCGCGGCGTGGTCAGCCACTCGCGGCACGGCGAGCTAATGACGCTTGCCGTACGTCTCGTTCCCGAAGGCGACGGTCATGTGATTACCTTCGAGGACATCACCCGTCAGCTGCTCGACCAGCGGCAGGCCGCATGGTCGGACGTCGCGCGCCGCATCGCACATGAGATCAAGAACCCGCTGACCCCGATCCAGCTGGCGACCGAACGGCTCAAGCGCCGCTATCGCAAGCAGATCGAGCAGGACGGCGACTTGTTCGATGAACTGACCAACACGATCGTACGGCAGGTCGGTGAATTGCGCACGATGGTGGATGAATTCTCCAGCTTTGCCCGCCTGCCGAAACCCGTTTTCCGGCAGGAAGATGCGCTCGACCTTGTGCGCCAGTCGATGTTCCTGCAGGAGGTGGCGAACCCGCAGATCAATTACGGGCTGAGCACCGAAACTGACGGCCCGCTGATGGTCGAAGCCGACCGCCACCAGTTGGGCCAGGCAGTCACGAATATCCTCAAGAACGCCGCCGAGGCGATCGAAGCTCGCGCAGCGAATGCCGAACCCGATTACCGCGGCGTAATCGCCGTCGAAGTGACGGAAGACGAGAAGTTCATCGCCATCGCGATCAGCGATAACGGGATCGGTCTTCCCCAGGATCGGGAACGCATCCTGGAACCCTACGTGACCACGCGCGAGAAGGGCACCGGCCTCGGTCTCGCGATCGTGAACAAGATCGTCGAAGAGCACGGTGGCGAAATGAATTTCTCCTCGATCGAGGAGGGCGGAACGCGCGTCACGCTAAAGATCGCACGTGATCCGCATCGCGGCCCCTCCCTGGGCGAAGACCGAACGAATACCGAGAAAGCAGGAAGATAA
- a CDS encoding two-component system sensor histidine kinase NtrB, with protein sequence MSEAPSASVQLAGMVFAVLLVDPEGLVHEANPPAEELLGRSARRIIGCRLLELMSIAPERVEKSLLETDTQLIARGLTVSAAGRDHLVNLSCSPLHAHPGWRVITVSEAGQGGNENDDEDRTELRAPAVLAHEIKNPLSAIRGASQILAKRASERDKPLATMIEGEVARIANLIDRMQQLGSSNPVETGPCNLHEAIRGAMATVRAGRENACELVEEFDPSLPQVEADRGALEQVLINLLANACDASMGVEDARVVVRTRFVSGLVFSAIRLGKPVRLPVEITVTDMGRGVPPELREQIFEPFVSGKSQGQGLGLALVRKLLRDMGGRVAHERDERAGLTHFRINLPVAQKDD encoded by the coding sequence GTGAGCGAAGCGCCCTCGGCGTCGGTACAGCTTGCAGGAATGGTCTTTGCCGTCCTGCTGGTCGATCCGGAAGGGCTCGTGCATGAAGCCAACCCGCCCGCAGAAGAATTGCTAGGAAGGAGCGCGCGGCGGATCATCGGCTGCAGGCTTCTCGAGCTCATGAGCATCGCTCCCGAGCGGGTTGAAAAGTCGCTCCTCGAAACTGACACACAGCTGATCGCGCGCGGCCTGACGGTTAGCGCAGCGGGTCGCGACCATCTCGTCAATCTAAGTTGTTCGCCTTTGCACGCCCATCCGGGATGGCGTGTCATCACCGTTTCCGAAGCAGGGCAGGGCGGAAACGAGAACGATGACGAGGACCGCACCGAACTACGCGCACCGGCAGTCCTTGCTCACGAAATCAAGAACCCCCTTTCGGCCATTCGCGGGGCGAGCCAGATTTTGGCGAAGCGCGCCAGCGAGCGGGACAAGCCGCTTGCCACGATGATCGAAGGCGAGGTTGCGCGCATAGCCAACCTGATCGACCGGATGCAGCAGTTGGGCAGTTCCAACCCGGTCGAGACCGGTCCCTGCAATCTCCACGAAGCAATTCGCGGGGCAATGGCCACCGTCAGGGCGGGCCGCGAAAACGCCTGCGAACTGGTCGAAGAATTCGATCCTTCCCTGCCGCAGGTCGAGGCGGATCGCGGCGCGCTTGAACAGGTCTTGATAAACCTGCTCGCCAACGCCTGCGATGCCAGCATGGGGGTGGAGGATGCCCGCGTCGTCGTGCGTACACGCTTCGTTAGCGGACTGGTCTTTTCCGCCATCCGTCTTGGCAAGCCTGTTCGCCTGCCGGTCGAGATAACCGTAACCGACATGGGGCGGGGCGTGCCGCCTGAATTGCGGGAGCAGATTTTCGAACCCTTCGTATCCGGCAAGTCGCAGGGGCAGGGCCTTGGCCTGGCCTTGGTGCGCAAGCTCCTGCGCGACATGGGCGGAAGGGTCGCGCATGAACGGGATGAGCGCGCAGGCCTCACCCACTTTCGCATAAACCTGCCCGTTGCGCAGAAGGATGACTGA
- a CDS encoding sigma 54-interacting transcriptional regulator, translating to MTNRVLLVEDDRAIATVITEALRDEGFDVTACSTVGKRDALLAGHTFDVMLTDVMLEDGDGLASIANVHEAAPDMPVIVLSAQNTLDTAVRASDSRAFEYFPKPFDLDELTHAVRQATKRSAQSADSLEGEGEGSLPLIGRSKAMQDVYRMITRVLRNDLSVLVTGESGTGKELVAEAIHELGSRRTGPFIAVNMAAIPHDLLESELFGHERGAFTGAVSQQIGKFEQANGGTLFLDEIGDMPAEAQTRLLRALQSGKIRRVGGRQEIGVDVRIIAATNKDLGPMIASGSFREDLYYRLNVVPIHLPPLRERREDVGALVKHFLGQAVAEGLPNHGISDGAIKRLEAQRWKGNVRELRNVVFRLALTAREDVIDAETVDDALPAIEETSRGAATPFDTALQMWLSAQASVPGTLYHSALAAFEKPLFEHALQETEGNQLRAAQLLGINRNTLRKRLSDLEIEPERYVRRR from the coding sequence ATGACGAACCGCGTTCTCCTAGTTGAAGACGATCGCGCAATCGCCACCGTCATTACAGAAGCGTTGCGCGACGAAGGCTTCGACGTCACGGCGTGCAGCACCGTAGGCAAGCGTGACGCCTTGCTTGCAGGTCACACCTTTGACGTCATGCTTACTGACGTCATGCTGGAAGACGGGGATGGCCTGGCGTCTATAGCAAATGTCCATGAAGCAGCGCCCGACATGCCGGTCATCGTGCTGTCCGCCCAGAATACGCTCGATACCGCCGTAAGGGCGAGCGATAGCCGTGCCTTCGAATATTTCCCCAAGCCTTTCGACCTCGATGAATTGACCCACGCCGTTCGTCAGGCCACGAAACGATCGGCACAAAGCGCGGACAGTCTCGAGGGCGAGGGCGAGGGCTCGCTACCGCTCATCGGGCGAAGCAAGGCGATGCAGGACGTCTACCGGATGATCACGCGCGTCCTGCGCAACGACCTCTCGGTCCTCGTCACCGGTGAGAGCGGTACCGGCAAGGAACTGGTGGCAGAGGCGATCCATGAACTGGGTTCGCGCCGCACTGGCCCCTTTATTGCTGTAAACATGGCCGCGATCCCGCACGACCTTCTGGAGAGCGAGTTATTCGGGCACGAGCGCGGTGCTTTCACAGGGGCAGTATCGCAGCAGATCGGAAAGTTCGAGCAGGCCAACGGAGGCACGCTTTTCCTCGACGAGATTGGGGATATGCCTGCCGAAGCGCAGACCCGGCTCCTCAGGGCGCTGCAGTCCGGAAAGATTCGCCGCGTCGGCGGACGCCAGGAGATCGGGGTCGACGTGCGGATTATCGCTGCGACGAACAAGGATCTCGGCCCGATGATCGCCAGCGGCTCGTTCCGCGAGGATCTCTACTATCGCCTCAACGTAGTCCCGATCCATCTTCCGCCCTTGCGGGAACGGCGCGAGGACGTGGGCGCGCTGGTAAAGCATTTCTTGGGGCAGGCGGTTGCGGAAGGCCTGCCGAACCACGGCATTTCCGATGGTGCTATCAAGCGGTTGGAAGCCCAGCGGTGGAAAGGCAATGTGCGTGAATTGCGCAATGTCGTTTTCCGCCTGGCGCTGACCGCGCGCGAAGACGTGATCGACGCTGAAACGGTCGACGATGCTCTTCCAGCGATCGAGGAGACATCACGAGGCGCCGCGACGCCATTCGATACTGCGTTGCAGATGTGGTTGTCCGCGCAAGCCAGCGTCCCCGGCACGCTCTATCACAGTGCGCTAGCCGCCTTCGAAAAGCCCCTGTTCGAGCATGCGTTGCAGGAAACGGAGGGCAACCAGCTGCGCGCTGCACAGCTATTGGGCATAAATCGCAACACCCTTCGGAAGCGGTTAAGCGACCTCGAAATAGAGCCTGAGCGATACGTCCGACGACGTTGA